The Streptomyces sp. 11x1 genomic sequence GTGCCGTCGGCGGCCCGGGTCTCGGTGAGGCCGTCGGTGCTCAGCAGCAGCGTCGCGCCCTCCGGAAACGCGAACCAGCCCACGATCGTGGGTTCCAGGGCCAGTTCGGCGAGGCCGAGCGGGACCCCGGAGTCCAGCGCGGCCGTGGTGACCGTTCCCTCGTGCAGCACGTGCGGCGGGACATGCCCGCAGTTGACGGCCTGCACCTCGTCGCCGTGCGCGTCGATGCCGATCACGAGGGCGGTGACGAAGCGCTCGTCGTCACCGGTGTGCTCGGCGTAGGAGTTGTGCCGCACGACCGCCGCGTCCAGGGCGTCGACGAGGGCGGTGAGAGTGGGCTCGCGATGGGCGGCCTCACGGAAGGTGCCGATCACGGCGAACGCGGCGCCCACGGCGGCCAGTCCCTTGCCCTGGACGTCTCCGATCAGCACCCGGGTCCCCCAGGGCGAGTCGACGACGTCGTAGATGTCCCCGCCGACCAGCCGGTCCTCCTGGAGGGGCTCGTAGACGCCGTTGACCAGCACGTCGCCGGTGAGCAGCGGGAGAGGGTGCAGGATGTGCCGCTGCATGGCCGCGGCCGTGGAGCGCAGCCGGAACATCTCGTGCTCGCGCCGGATCCGCCGGTGGCAGGCGTACACCGACGCCACGCCCAGGGCGAGGGTGAGCAGCACGAGGAGGAGCCGGTCGAGCCAGCGGTCGGCGTCGACGTTGCGCACCACCGCCGTGGTGGTGACCACGAGCGTGGTCCACGCGGCGACGAACGCCGTCTGGCGGACCGTGCACAGCGCGGAGGCCGTGCCCGGCAGGAACACCAGCAGGCCGAGCAGCCACACCTCGGACCCGGACAGCACCCCGAGCGCCTCCACCACGGCGGTGACCGCCAGCACGCCGAGGATCAGTTCGGCGTTGCGCGGCGGCTCGATGGCCTCGAAGGCGTCGACGGCCTCGACAGGTCTCTTCCGGCGGATTCCGGCCATGCCAACTCCCGGGCAGATCGTGATCTCCCCGTACGTTAAGCCGGGTCCTCCCACGGGCGGGAACCGCCCCGCCGGAGCGGCCGGAGCCGGGGGTCGACATGGACCTTCGGCCCGGCTCCGGCCCCGGCCGGCCGCTCACCGGCAAGCACCGGGCCGACGTCGTCGAGGGTCACCGTGGCGGCGACGAGCGGCCGGGGGTCGATCACGCCGGTGGCGTACGCGCGGATGGCCGCGTCGAGTCCGGGAGAGGCGGACAGGACACCGACGGCCGTGACGTCCTTGAGGACGAGCGCTCGGGTGTCGATCCGGCTGGGCACGGCGGCCAGCCCGATGTAGACCACGCGGCCGCCCGGCTCCACCAACTCCACTGCGCGGTGCGGCAGTCGGGCCGCGTTCGTGGCGTCGACGACGGAGTCGAAGGGGAGGTCCGGGAGGGAGTCCTCGGTCCAGGTGTGCTCGAATCCCAGACTGCGGGCAAAGGCGAGGGAGGCGGCGTTCTCGCCCATGAGGTGGACCTCCGCACCCGCGGCCCGGAGGAACAGCGCGACCAGCAGCCCGATCGTCCCCGGGCCCAGGACCAGGGCCCGGTCCCCCGGCCGGGTCGCGGCCGCCTCCGCCGCGCGCAGCGCGTTGCCGCCCGGCTCCACCAGCGCGCCGAGCACCGCGTCCACCGAGTCCGGCAGGCCGTGCAGGGACGTGGCCGGTACGGTGAGCCGCTCCGCCAGAGCCCCCGCCAGACCCCCGCGGATGCCGACCTCCAGGCGCCGCTCACAGACGTGCTGGTCGCCCCGGAGACAGCGGCGGCAGCCGCCGCAGCCCAGCATCGTGTCGCCCATGACGCGCCGGCCGACCCAGCCCGGGTCGACACCGTCCCCGCCCGCCGACACCCGCCCGGCCCACTCGTGGCCGATGCGCATCGGATAGGCCGCGTGCCCCTGGTGGAGGTAGGCCATCGTGCCGGTGAAGAACTCCATGTCGGTACCGCACACCCCGACCCGCTCCACGTCGACGACGACCTCCCCGGGCCCGGCCACCGGCGCCGGGAGCTCCTGGACCTCGTACGAGCCGGGGGCGGTGAGGACGAACGCGCGCATGAGGTCCACGGGTCTTTCTCCAGGGCTGGTGGGATGCCGTGCGCCCGGGGCCGGGCGGGGGACGGGGTCTTCTACGGCGGGCCGGGCTTCGGTGAGGTCTCTGCGGGGTGCGGGGCGAGGGGTCGCATCGGCGCGGGGCCTCATCGATACGGCTCGCCCAGGGGCCCGAGCAGCGCGCGGATCTCGTCGAGCGCGCCGATCAGGGCCGCCAGGGGCGTCCGGTACGTGAGCGCGCTGACGCTCACGGCCCCGGACGGGACGGTCGGCGAGGTCAGGAACACCGGCAGCGCCACGCAGTTGAC encodes the following:
- a CDS encoding PP2C family protein-serine/threonine phosphatase, with product MAGIRRKRPVEAVDAFEAIEPPRNAELILGVLAVTAVVEALGVLSGSEVWLLGLLVFLPGTASALCTVRQTAFVAAWTTLVVTTTAVVRNVDADRWLDRLLLVLLTLALGVASVYACHRRIRREHEMFRLRSTAAAMQRHILHPLPLLTGDVLVNGVYEPLQEDRLVGGDIYDVVDSPWGTRVLIGDVQGKGLAAVGAAFAVIGTFREAAHREPTLTALVDALDAAVVRHNSYAEHTGDDERFVTALVIGIDAHGDEVQAVNCGHVPPHVLHEGTVTTAALDSGVPLGLAELALEPTIVGWFAFPEGATLLLSTDGLTETRAADGTFYPVDERLAEHLDLSPTELPRALYEDARAYAGGGGRHDDVAVLTVRRSPRH
- a CDS encoding alcohol dehydrogenase catalytic domain-containing protein, yielding MRAFVLTAPGSYEVQELPAPVAGPGEVVVDVERVGVCGTDMEFFTGTMAYLHQGHAAYPMRIGHEWAGRVSAGGDGVDPGWVGRRVMGDTMLGCGGCRRCLRGDQHVCERRLEVGIRGGLAGALAERLTVPATSLHGLPDSVDAVLGALVEPGGNALRAAEAAATRPGDRALVLGPGTIGLLVALFLRAAGAEVHLMGENAASLAFARSLGFEHTWTEDSLPDLPFDSVVDATNAARLPHRAVELVEPGGRVVYIGLAAVPSRIDTRALVLKDVTAVGVLSASPGLDAAIRAYATGVIDPRPLVAATVTLDDVGPVLAGERPAGAGAGPKVHVDPRLRPLRRGGSRPWEDPA